A genomic segment from Glycine soja cultivar W05 chromosome 18, ASM419377v2, whole genome shotgun sequence encodes:
- the LOC114397613 gene encoding E3 ubiquitin-protein ligase AIRP2-like isoform X2, with amino-acid sequence MLSFPLFVRALGYPRDKDGGCFQMRISYSPAAPLFLFLVQWTDYRLAGALGLLRILIYVTYGNGKNTMSIYERKASIRQFYSIIFPALLQLEKGITDLEERKQKEVYALRYQRKSEFNERRQSEIDIEREEECGVCLEVKAKVVLPNCCHYMCLKCYRDWCQRSQSCPFCRDSLKRTNSGDLWIYTDTSDIVDVGTIFKENCKMLFLYIEKLPLIVPDPRYVFYDPLLR; translated from the exons ATGCTTTCTTTTCCCCTCTTTGTTAGGGCATTAGGCTATCCAAGGGACAAAGATGGAGGATGCTTTCAGATGAGGATATCATACAGTCCAGCAGCCCCTCTTTTTCTGTTTCTTGTTCAATGGACCGATTACCGCCTCGCCGGTGCTCTGGGTTTGCTGAGAATTCTAATTTATGTG ACTTATGGAAATGGGAAGAATACTATGTCAATATATGAAAGGAAAGCAAGCATTAGACAATTTTACT CGATTATATTTCCTGCTCTGTTGCAACTTGAGAAAGGCATCACAGATTTGGAGGAAAGGAAACAGAAAGAAGTATATGCTCTTAGATACCAAAGGAAAAGTGAGTTCAATGAGAGAAGACAATCTGAAATTGACATTGAAAGAGAAGAGGAATGTGGAGTGTGCTTGGAGGTGAAAGCAAAAGTTGTGCTTCCTAATTGCTGCCACTACATGTGTTTGAAGTGCTACAGAGATTG GTGTCAGAGGTCTCAGTCTTGCCCCTTTTGCCGGGATAGCCTGAAGAGAACCAACTCTGGGGACCTTTGGATTTACACTGACACCAGTGACATTGTTGATGTTGGGACAATTTTCAAAGAGAATTGTAAGATGCTGTTTCTGTACATAGAGAAGCTGCCTCTAATTGTTCCAGATCCCAGATATGTGTTCTATGATCCACTTCTGAGATGA
- the LOC114397613 gene encoding E3 ubiquitin-protein ligase AIRP2-like isoform X3 translates to MALGYPRDKDGGCFQMRISYSPAAPLFLFLVQWTDYRLAGALGLLRILIYVTYGNGKNTMSIYERKASIRQFYSIIFPALLQLEKGITDLEERKQKEVYALRYQRKSEFNERRQSEIDIEREEECGVCLEVKAKVVLPNCCHYMCLKCYRDWCQRSQSCPFCRDSLKRTNSGDLWIYTDTSDIVDVGTIFKENCKMLFLYIEKLPLIVPDPRYVFYDPLLR, encoded by the exons AT GGCATTAGGCTATCCAAGGGACAAAGATGGAGGATGCTTTCAGATGAGGATATCATACAGTCCAGCAGCCCCTCTTTTTCTGTTTCTTGTTCAATGGACCGATTACCGCCTCGCCGGTGCTCTGGGTTTGCTGAGAATTCTAATTTATGTG ACTTATGGAAATGGGAAGAATACTATGTCAATATATGAAAGGAAAGCAAGCATTAGACAATTTTACT CGATTATATTTCCTGCTCTGTTGCAACTTGAGAAAGGCATCACAGATTTGGAGGAAAGGAAACAGAAAGAAGTATATGCTCTTAGATACCAAAGGAAAAGTGAGTTCAATGAGAGAAGACAATCTGAAATTGACATTGAAAGAGAAGAGGAATGTGGAGTGTGCTTGGAGGTGAAAGCAAAAGTTGTGCTTCCTAATTGCTGCCACTACATGTGTTTGAAGTGCTACAGAGATTG GTGTCAGAGGTCTCAGTCTTGCCCCTTTTGCCGGGATAGCCTGAAGAGAACCAACTCTGGGGACCTTTGGATTTACACTGACACCAGTGACATTGTTGATGTTGGGACAATTTTCAAAGAGAATTGTAAGATGCTGTTTCTGTACATAGAGAAGCTGCCTCTAATTGTTCCAGATCCCAGATATGTGTTCTATGATCCACTTCTGAGATGA
- the LOC114397613 gene encoding E3 ubiquitin-protein ligase AIRP2-like isoform X1 → MGKGSFQDSVKALEADIQYANTLALGYPRDKDGGCFQMRISYSPAAPLFLFLVQWTDYRLAGALGLLRILIYVTYGNGKNTMSIYERKASIRQFYSIIFPALLQLEKGITDLEERKQKEVYALRYQRKSEFNERRQSEIDIEREEECGVCLEVKAKVVLPNCCHYMCLKCYRDWCQRSQSCPFCRDSLKRTNSGDLWIYTDTSDIVDVGTIFKENCKMLFLYIEKLPLIVPDPRYVFYDPLLR, encoded by the exons atgggaaagggatCTTTTCAGGACTCTGTTAAAGCTCTGGAAGCTGACATTCAGTATGCTAATACCCT GGCATTAGGCTATCCAAGGGACAAAGATGGAGGATGCTTTCAGATGAGGATATCATACAGTCCAGCAGCCCCTCTTTTTCTGTTTCTTGTTCAATGGACCGATTACCGCCTCGCCGGTGCTCTGGGTTTGCTGAGAATTCTAATTTATGTG ACTTATGGAAATGGGAAGAATACTATGTCAATATATGAAAGGAAAGCAAGCATTAGACAATTTTACT CGATTATATTTCCTGCTCTGTTGCAACTTGAGAAAGGCATCACAGATTTGGAGGAAAGGAAACAGAAAGAAGTATATGCTCTTAGATACCAAAGGAAAAGTGAGTTCAATGAGAGAAGACAATCTGAAATTGACATTGAAAGAGAAGAGGAATGTGGAGTGTGCTTGGAGGTGAAAGCAAAAGTTGTGCTTCCTAATTGCTGCCACTACATGTGTTTGAAGTGCTACAGAGATTG GTGTCAGAGGTCTCAGTCTTGCCCCTTTTGCCGGGATAGCCTGAAGAGAACCAACTCTGGGGACCTTTGGATTTACACTGACACCAGTGACATTGTTGATGTTGGGACAATTTTCAAAGAGAATTGTAAGATGCTGTTTCTGTACATAGAGAAGCTGCCTCTAATTGTTCCAGATCCCAGATATGTGTTCTATGATCCACTTCTGAGATGA